tgttttaatttttaggaaaaattaagattacaCTATCAATAATATGACATAAGGTAGATTTACTTCATTTAACTGAATTATCGAacacaagtttatttttaaatcaaatcattgaataaataaaccttgagttttaagatttttcatGAGAACAGTAAAAGAATGTCACTACACATTTacacatatttattgtttatgatACAAAGGGCTCAATGCAAATAAGAATCTCCTTTAGTTCCGATAGGAAGCATgtagtacaaaaaaataatcattattttctaCTCCACGCACGCTTTAGTCTTACAAATCATTAAGCACACGGTGCTTGTAGATATTAGAGttactattattacttttCCCTAACAAGAAGTTGTGTGATCGTAAAAtagcaattaaattataataacagctgcataataaaaaaaataatgtttaaaatattgcagtTTAATAAAAGgttgaaaaataaacgtaagatcgttaaacaaaataaatttataaatgatatcAGATCTAATATCAAGAATTCGACAACTCACGGTTTACCTTATATTGTGAACCAAGATATACATTGGATAGAAAGGTATGCTGGTAGATTCCCACTTTCGAGACAATTGTataaagtactagcttttacccgcgactccgtccgcgcggaataaaaaataaaaaacggggtaaaaattatcctatgtccgtttcctggttctaaactacctgcccaccaattttcagtcaaatcgattcagccgttcttgagttataaatagtgtaactaacacgactttcttttatatatatagatgatcgTCATACTCAAACacacataataatatttttttccaggTTATTTTGGACATCGAGTTTCATATTCtcactaataattatttacagtcTTTTGTCATCTCAATTTTCACGGTTCATAGTAAGTATTCAACGGAATTTTCATCATTATCTGTCCACAGTTGCACgtgaactttttaaaatgatttacacAGTTCGCCAGTTCCAGTGATCAGAACAGAATTATTGGTAttctattataaagaaatcatAAGTCGATTAAGAATCTACTttacctaaaatataaattataagtaataacAACCTTTTGACTGAATTTTGAATTGTCCTGTGTGATATGTGATCGAGTGACACATTAATTGGGAGTCTCAGAGCTCCTCGGTGGGGCAATGACGAAgaattgcttttttttatgaagaagatttgctttaaaaattgCTGTGATTTCtcaattatcttttttattaacagaatTCACCGACGGTAATGAGTGTTGAGATGGATTACTTAGAATGGAATATATCATATCCAGCTCTCACATTATgtccaataataaaaacaaattttacaacttttaataatttagtgaagtgagtaaaatttatttccgaCAGTCAGGTTCCATTGtctaaaaatttatagaaatatcaCTTAGCTATTTTGGCGTATTCAAGAGGCCGCTTGCTCTTTTGCGattcgattaaaaatatagacgaAATGAGAacctcctttttgaagtcggttaaaagtAACTACGAGTCCATCCATGCATTCAGCCTCgcaacgcccactgctgggcgtAGGCCTCCTCCAAAGATCGctacgatgatcggtcctgcgcaacccgcatccagaaCACTCCCGCAACCCTGACCAGATCATGtgatcggtccatcttgcgggaggcctgcccacgctgcgtcgacctgtacgtggccgccattctAATACTTAAGCTTTACAATTCTTCGGGCAATGTCGGTTACTTTGATTCTGCTGCGGATCACATTACTACATTACACTACGAGTATTACTTGCTATTACAGGGAACTGTCTAACAAAACGGGAATGTATCTCGAGTCATATGTATGGGCTATAGCAACAGCCTCTGTTctgaatttaaatacattagcTTTAACAGATCCCGGTAACACTAAcgtaagtaacaaatatatatacaaatagtCAAGTAAGCTGGATCAcagactatattaaaaaatggaaCTATAATTACATAGCTACtgatgtattttgttttatttcagcCAATAAATCCTGAAGACTATGCTGAAACAGCTGCTATGTTGTTCAATCAATTTGACAAACGCGCTCTAACCACAAACTTTAACTATTCTCTGTCTATACAATCTGCTATGACTGAATTTGGAATGTGTCATGTTATTAATTCTAATGTCGCCGTATTTGATGACCCACTGTAAGTGACTTtctgtattactccaaaaaatactgtttgGTTTAATACGTGTTTTAACCCTCTGACCGCTGccaattgatattattgacgtaaatatatagttatatgtatgtatcacgacaatgctttcggtataaATACTTCATTGTTTATTAGACAAGATTGCATTTTGTAATCCTACGCATAGTAATGTTTCAATAGCcatgatttgtaaaaaatctgCTCCGGATGCTAGAGTTACGGttctaagtttttattttattttaacttaatagatttgttaaagttaatatataatagGTTAGCTTTGAAGATAATTctgtataataataagtatttcATGTTTGCAGCAAATGGagaaataacaatgtaaattatgttaaaactaaTGTCGAGTTGTCGGCATTTGACGCAGATTTCTATGCCGATATTATCAACGACGATGTTGTATCTCATGTTCGTAATATTTCTTtctataatgtaattattgtacGTCAATAAACAATAGTAATTCACTGAGTGATTTAGATCGTAGAAATCGGTCGTAAAGTATTTGccgaaaaaaatcaatattaaatcaaaaaatgaattattttaatatgttcttTTTCTCAGATTTACGTACACAGTCCGAATGAGCCAATGATAAGCACCTTTCCATCATACACTGTGGACTCAGATGGCTTTATGACGTACGGCTTTCAAATATGGAGCACAAAAATATCGAATGAACTACGATCTGCCTCAATACAAGTCCGACAGTGCAGGTTATATAATACGTTAAGGTGCCTCTGCAACCTTAAACTGGTCCTAGTACCACGTTTAAAACGGAAGCTAAAATCTTGTAAACaaactaatatatatttgaacaaaattatatatatttttaaactgttgTAGATTTCTCGACGAGCCTATAAGTACGAGGTATCCAGTGTAttcatacaataattgtttattggAATGTCGTattcagttaattttaaagctaTGCGGTTGTGTACCTCACTTTTATAAGATCACAGGTCAGTACAGATTTAAATTCAGTGATTTATTCGATTCAAACTGTGTTATTATCATTAGAAGAAGtccatttaattaataagtaaaataaatgaaaaaactttttaccccgttttttttttttattccgcgcggacggagtcgcgggtaaaagctagtaattgatattttacaaaaaggaACTAGTTTATGTTTCgcatgaaattattttacagcATTAAAGGTTTCTCgttaataaacaaacttttgtacatttaaaatttttgcataGTAAATTCATACATTAATGTTTTGAATGTATATGGTATTTCGATACACGGTTACCGGAAAGCTTTCCTTTTatcgtcaaaaaaaaaacaggtgtaatattaatattctgttatgttttacaaaaaagtaCGCTATTTTGGTGATatttttcagtaaaaaatttcttaaatCTTCAGGAAATGAACGCACCTGTAAACTATCCGAGCTCACATGTTTCTATCGAAATAGAAAAGAGATCATGGCACTCTCCGTATCTAATGAGACattgatgaaatttacttCGAGAGCACACCTACCTAGAACTCCTAAAGACTGCTCTTGTTTGAGTAACTGTGAGACGGATATTTATCGTAAAGATCGCGAGGAATACACACCTGAGCCGTCTGCTAGTAGAGtgagaataatttttactgcGTTCCCGAAAATGAGAATTGTAAGAGACAGGATTTTCAGTTTTTCTGATATGTTCTGTAAGTAAATTTAGCCAAACTTTTACGTTTCTACATCATCATCTGCTTTATAGCTTTTCCCAATGCTTTCCGACTTTTCCTTCTTTCTTTATACCTATTgttctatccatccatccatacattcggcctcgtaacgcccactgctgggcatagggcTCTAAACTAGGCATATACTATTGTTACTATTACCCAATAGTAAAAGTATTAcaaaaaagcttttttaaattgaaattggaATCAGTTTAATAGTTTTGGAGTTAAACGGAATAcaatgtctttattttttatattctttataagttttttaagaaattaccAAAAATCACATACCTTTTCGAACTTTTACCACAACTTCTTGGTAAGTCCTAAGACTTATTAACATTTaccaattaaaacataattatatatatttacaataataacattCCTAACATTTACCAATAATACCTAAGTATTATTGGTAAATGTTAGGATTCAGAACAGTACGGTCCTATAcagtaatatgtttattttttcagtaAGAAGTGGGGGTGTGGTGAACACCTGTATTGGATCCTCCGTAATATCAATAATGGAACTAATTTTAGACGTATTCAGATTTCCAACATACTACCTTACGCAAATAACAATCAATTTCGttcaaaaattaacatattatgttttgcataaattttaataatttcagcTCAaacttaaaatagtaaataacgATTGTCATGTTTTACGATCATAAATATATGTctaggtttatttttaattcctcgaaagacataaatattgttgaatgacatttaattttcggaaaaacgtaattattttatacagttttaaaCATGCAAACCTATTCTAACCTTTTTGATgctataaataagataaacttaattaaactatttagcactgatttatagttttgttattagtgtttagaaaattaactttttgattaaagtttatttttaactttattttctttaattaattctgtTAAAATTTACCCAATTcatgtaatttgtaatttgattttaagtaaatatgaaatcttacgaatattataaatgcgaatgtttagatggataaatgaatggatggatggatggatgtttgttacaagatatGTCCGGAATAGCGCAAcggatcttcatgaaatttggcacagaattagaaaataatctggaagaacacatagactagttattaagtattttttatgctttttttaacagacagagtcgtgggcgacagctagtataatataattctttaatttaattattataataaaagtgccggcattttcaattattaatacgAAGAATTAAAACAAGAGAAACGATTGGTAAATTTCCAGAtaactgttaattttttttccatttgaCGACGATTTTAGCAATGATTAAACCTTTTTAAACTGAGCTCTACTGCAATAATAAACGATATACGAGTACGTACGTATCCATTGTCGAGTCGAATTCTATTCATTCCGATTcgcataaattaaattgaaaaatgtttttcaattacattaaatgactgtatttgttcgattttggtaaaaaattcacgctttatttttttttgttacttcgtAGTAATCTATCAAAGGATAGTTAAGTAATGACATTTGTCGCTGGTAAGTggtcatttaataaaacattgaagcatcaaattattatcaaaattagaatatttatttagaaagaaAAAGTTCACCtgatattaattactataagTATTTATCTGGACATAGgtttatataacttttttatgatatatatatttttaaatacatttaatagacGGTGACAGAATATGCAAAAAACATATTCCTCTCTCCAATCTGTATGATAAAGCTGATAGCAGCATCAAGCACTGGCTTGATAATCGACAGACATCTATCGTAGGCTCTCAGATTGTTATGAGTACTGACAGATTAACTTCGCCTCAGCGCTTGTCAGAATTGCTCATACCACTCACCCGCTCATCACTATAGATAGATTTGCTGCTTGGAAACGCCAATTTTTGCTTCGTTCCAATTTAAAAGCGCCAGTTGAAATCACTGTCGGCTAATTCCATTTCTAATGTTAGTTCGAGTTTCCAACACCGCTACCAACTGCTACAATAAGCGTCAAAATGTCGAAAAGCAGAAAATGGTTACATGATACTGTACACTGATCTCTAAATAGAAAATAGATAAATGGATAAGACATTTCTTGGAAATGAGAGCTTCTGCTTCGTTTCGACTTAAACGCGTCTGTGGATGTACatgacagttaattctatctcttattattagttcgaatcctAACACCTCTACCAACTGCAACCGTAAGTGCCTAAGATTAGTGATATCATGGCTCATAGACGTTTTAGTGGAATGTAGAGGTCATTGGCTCATATCCAATTGAAATAGTGTGGCTAAAATTGTCACTTGCAGTGCACAATCCATCCCCATGTCCGTTAATTcgttattaaaagtattacagACTTTTAAAAGGATCTTTCTTTTGTCTTCCTTTCTAAATCtttcacaaaataatgtttgtttctatttaaaaGTCTCTTTATACATTACAAATGGCTCATTATTTCAACATTACACTTTGTTTTACTAGATAATTACACCGCTGaggtaattattgtaattgcCACAGACATTTCTAATGAACCGTATTAAGGCAcaacaattttcaattaatttatgtacgcgttttattaatatgtacaaataaatataaagtttagtGCATTTGTATGTATAccttcttaatttttatcaattttatgtcAACGTTTTAAATAGCTACGACTAGGTtagctacgacttagggtccttcaagaagcgagcgtatcaccatcgcaaaggccggcaacgcatctgcaatttctctggtattgcagatgtctatgcgCGTCAATGAACaacttggtgttcccgctgctcgtttgccctcttctcttattaaaaaaaaaaaatgcgttacaataatatttatcagcataagatgatttttttaaattttgcaagAAATACCGCATAAAATGTtgtgaaatgtaaaatatttaaagccgCAACAATATTCacctacaattttataaaatggcaACGGAATATTTCGACACTACTGTGCATATTTGTCAAAGGAGCGGAGGCAATTTGCAATGTGTGCTATATCATACAAAAAGCAgtctattttattgaataaaaataaaaatttgaaacgaaaatataaaacagtgtTCCGTATGCAAATTAAGCTATAAACGTGTCTCGCTTTGTAACAATTTCGGTAACAAAGAGTTGTGAGATCTTATGTAAGATTTAGTCATTTTAGTTAGTGGCTATCATTAGCTTGGCAGCTACCGACGCTGTTTTGATACACTAAATCTAAACAGTGGAttcaagaataaaatattgaaattataaccCGACTGACTTAGGGAGTATGTAATTTCCACTATAACCGCCTGTATACTGAAAGAC
Above is a window of Papilio machaon chromosome 20, ilPapMach1.1, whole genome shotgun sequence DNA encoding:
- the LOC106712498 gene encoding pickpocket protein 28-like codes for the protein MTSIVATGNTSNIKNSTTHGLPYIVNQDIHWIERLFWTSSFIFSLIIIYSLLSSQFSRFINSPTVMSVEMDYLEWNISYPALTLCPIIKTNFTTFNNLKYHLAILAYSRGRLLFCDSIKNIDEMRTSFLKELSNKTGMYLESYVWAIATASVLNLNTLALTDPGNTNPINPEDYAETAAMLFNQFDKRALTTNFNYSLSIQSAMTEFGMCHVINSNVAVFDDPLKWRNNNVNYVKTNVELSAFDADFYADIINDDVVSHIYVHSPNEPMISTFPSYTVDSDGFMTYGFQIWSTKISNELRSASIQVRQCRFLDEPISTRYPVYSYNNCLLECRIQLILKLCGCVPHFYKITGNERTCKLSELTCFYRNRKEIMALSVSNETLMKFTSRAHLPRTPKDCSCLSNCETDIYRKDREEYTPEPSASRVRIIFTAFPKMRIVRDRIFSFSDMFLRSGGVVNTCIGSSVISIMELILDVFRFPTYYLTQITINFVQKLTYYVLHKF